Proteins from a single region of Seriola aureovittata isolate HTS-2021-v1 ecotype China chromosome 9, ASM2101889v1, whole genome shotgun sequence:
- the zgc:136971 gene encoding S9 family peptidase isoform X2, with amino-acid sequence MEHTQITGVYGELSGLPAPVSACVREEQLPELRSYTVTTEWSQINLVRGSRLRYTQQWTLIPDCNDHKSIRAVLPPRSCAPVSGELLSEFSPIRSLRAVIRETGGYQFLEIWDCHGLRKCLNLTALNEHGRVYDDAQFGCLSWSDCENKLLYVAEKNKHTSETHDGETACGKDRSVYCEDWGEALTNKSSPVICVVNLQNGVVSVLQGVPPDISPGQALWAPGGQSVVFVGWYHEPFRLGLKFCSNRRSALFKLDLDGLCESLSGDNLSVSCPRLSPDRSTLVYLQGQVFGPHNQCLSLQQLDLKSGKTSTLLDVVSRPQTGEFAGVYEALPSRCWSADSQRVVFSSARRNWKDLFMVDRRSKKVTSLCDSSCDLSRVFGSWKLLTVQKDLMVVCCSSPNTPPTLRVGFLPSAGEAVRWRTLQQPVITFDFQWTVVDVTPPTEEDNTHYCGPHSQFPAEWNCTTAGLTKLGFAVLMVNYRGSTGFGQDSILSLIGQIGNQDVKDVQRAVLTVLQSDLTLDPKRLAVIGGSHGGFLSCHLAGQYPDFYKACAARNPVINAATLLGTSDIVDWRYSSVGLQFSYDQIPTSEALAAMLEKSPIKHAAQIKAPVLLMLGGRDRRVSPHQGLELYKALKSRDSPVRLLWFSEDGHSLSRVDTQVDCFLNTVLWLHQHL; translated from the exons ATGGAGCACACACAGATCACCGGGGTGTACGGAGAGCTCAGCGGCCTCCCTGCGCCTGTTTCTGCCTGTGTGAGAGAAGAACAGCTCCCTGAGCTCCGGAGCTACACCGTGACCAcag AGTGGAGTCAGATCAACCTGGTCCGAGGATCCAGACTCCGCTACACCCAGCAGTGGACTCTGATCCCGGACTGCAATGACCACAAGAGCATCAGGGCTGTCCTCCCCCCACGGTCCTGTGCCCCCGTGTCTGGAGA GTTGCTCAGTGAATTCTCTCCCATTCGAAGTCTGAGGGCAGTTATCAGGGAGACAGGAGGCTACCAGTTCCTGGAG ATCTGGGACTGTCATGGACTCAGGAAGTGCCTCAACCTGACGGCTCTCAACGAACATGGACGAGTGTATGACGATG ctcaGTTCGGATGCCTGTCATGGTCAGACTGTGAGAACAAACTGCTGTATGTAGCAGAGAAGAACAAGCACACATCAGAAACACACGATGGAGAAACTGCATGTGGGAAg GACAGGAGTGTGTACTGTGAGGACTGGGGTGAGGCTCTGACCAATAAGAGCAGCCCAGTGATTTGTGTGGTGAATCTTCAGAATGGCGTTGTCAGCGTTCTGCAGGGCGTGCCGCCGGACATCTCacctggacag GCTCTGTGGGCTCCTGGGGGTCAATCGGTGGTTTTTGTTGGTTGGTACCATGAACCGTTCAGACTGGGCCTGAAGTTCTGCTCCAACCGCAG GTCTGCGTTATTCAAGCTGGACCTGGATGGACTCTGTG AGAGTCTGTCAGGGGACAACCTGTCCGTGTCCTGTCCTAGACTGAGTCCAGACCGGTCCACGCTGGTCTACCTGCAGGGCCAGGTGTTCGGTCCTCACAATCAGTGCCTCAGTCTGcaacag TTGGACCTGAAGAGCGGGAAAACGTCCACACTGCTGGATGTTGTCAGCAGACCACAGACTG gTGAGTTTGCAGGTGTGTATGAAGCTCTTCCGTCCAGGTGCTGGTCTGCAGACAGTCAGAGGGTGGTATTCAGCAGCGCCCGCAGGAACTGGAAG GATCTCTTCATGGTCGACAGAAGATCAAAGAAAGTCACCTCCCTCTGTGATA GTTCCTGTGATCTCTCCAGAGTCTTTGGCAGCTGGAAGCTTCTGACGGTCCAGAAGGACCTGATGGTTGTCTGCTGCTCCAGccccaacaccccccccactctg agggtGGGGTTCCTCCCCTCTGCAGGTGAGGCTGTAAGGTGGAGGACTCTGCAGCAGCCTGTCATCACCTTTGATTTCCAGTGGACAGTTGTAGATGTCACACCTCCAACTGAGGAGGACAACACCCACTATT gTGGACCTCACTCTCAGTTCCCTGCAGAGTGGAACTGCACCACAGCTGGACTGACTAAACTGGGCTTTGCTGTGCTGATGG tgAACTACAGAGGATCCACAGGATTCGGTCAGGACAGTATCTtgtctctgattggtcagattgGAAACCAGGATGTTAAAGATGTTCAG AGGGCCGtgctcactgtgctgcagagcGACCTGACCCTTGACCCTAAACGCTTGGCTGTGATTGGTGGTTCTCACGGGGGTTTCCTGTCCTGTCACCTGGCTGGTCAGTACCCAGATTTCTACAAAGCATGTGCAGCCAGGAACCCTGTCATCAACGCTGCGACTTTACTGGGAACCAGTGACATAGTGGActg GCGTTACTCCAGTGTCGGGCTGCAGTTCTCGTATGATCAGATCCCCACCAGTGAAGCtctggcagccatgttggagAAGTCTCCCATCAAACACGCTGctcag atcAAGGCTCcagtgctgctgatgctggGAGGCAGAGACAGGAGAGTGTCTCCTCATCAGGGTCTGGAGCTCTACAAAGCTCTGAAGAGCAGAGACTCACCTGTCAG GCTCCTGTGGTTTTCAGAAGACGGACACTCACTGTCCAGAGTGGACACACAGGTCGACTGCTTCCTCAACACAGTGCTGTGGCTGCACCAGcatctctga
- the zgc:136971 gene encoding S9 family peptidase isoform X1 produces MEHTQITGVYGELSGLPAPVSACVREEQLPELRSYTVTTEWSQINLVRGSRLRYTQQWTLIPDCNDHKSIRAVLPPRSCAPVSGELLSEFSPIRSLRAVIRETGGYQFLEIWDCHGLRKCLNLTALNEHGRVYDDAQFGCLSWSDCENKLLYVAEKNKHTSETHDGETACGKDRSVYCEDWGEALTNKSSPVICVVNLQNGVVSVLQGVPPDISPGQALWAPGGQSVVFVGWYHEPFRLGLKFCSNRRSALFKLDLDGLCESLSGDNLSVSCPRLSPDRSTLVYLQGQVFGPHNQCLSLQQLDLKSGKTSTLLDVVSRPQTGEFAGVYEALPSRCWSADSQRVVFSSARRNWKDLFMVDRRSKKVTSLCDSSCDLSRVFGSWKLLTVQKDLMVVCCSSPNTPPTLRVGFLPSAGEAVRWRTLQQPVITFDFQWTVVDVTPPTEEDNTHYSGLDFSCVLVKPSHPVHEVRIPLVVFIHGGPHSQFPAEWNCTTAGLTKLGFAVLMVNYRGSTGFGQDSILSLIGQIGNQDVKDVQRAVLTVLQSDLTLDPKRLAVIGGSHGGFLSCHLAGQYPDFYKACAARNPVINAATLLGTSDIVDWRYSSVGLQFSYDQIPTSEALAAMLEKSPIKHAAQIKAPVLLMLGGRDRRVSPHQGLELYKALKSRDSPVRLLWFSEDGHSLSRVDTQVDCFLNTVLWLHQHL; encoded by the exons ATGGAGCACACACAGATCACCGGGGTGTACGGAGAGCTCAGCGGCCTCCCTGCGCCTGTTTCTGCCTGTGTGAGAGAAGAACAGCTCCCTGAGCTCCGGAGCTACACCGTGACCAcag AGTGGAGTCAGATCAACCTGGTCCGAGGATCCAGACTCCGCTACACCCAGCAGTGGACTCTGATCCCGGACTGCAATGACCACAAGAGCATCAGGGCTGTCCTCCCCCCACGGTCCTGTGCCCCCGTGTCTGGAGA GTTGCTCAGTGAATTCTCTCCCATTCGAAGTCTGAGGGCAGTTATCAGGGAGACAGGAGGCTACCAGTTCCTGGAG ATCTGGGACTGTCATGGACTCAGGAAGTGCCTCAACCTGACGGCTCTCAACGAACATGGACGAGTGTATGACGATG ctcaGTTCGGATGCCTGTCATGGTCAGACTGTGAGAACAAACTGCTGTATGTAGCAGAGAAGAACAAGCACACATCAGAAACACACGATGGAGAAACTGCATGTGGGAAg GACAGGAGTGTGTACTGTGAGGACTGGGGTGAGGCTCTGACCAATAAGAGCAGCCCAGTGATTTGTGTGGTGAATCTTCAGAATGGCGTTGTCAGCGTTCTGCAGGGCGTGCCGCCGGACATCTCacctggacag GCTCTGTGGGCTCCTGGGGGTCAATCGGTGGTTTTTGTTGGTTGGTACCATGAACCGTTCAGACTGGGCCTGAAGTTCTGCTCCAACCGCAG GTCTGCGTTATTCAAGCTGGACCTGGATGGACTCTGTG AGAGTCTGTCAGGGGACAACCTGTCCGTGTCCTGTCCTAGACTGAGTCCAGACCGGTCCACGCTGGTCTACCTGCAGGGCCAGGTGTTCGGTCCTCACAATCAGTGCCTCAGTCTGcaacag TTGGACCTGAAGAGCGGGAAAACGTCCACACTGCTGGATGTTGTCAGCAGACCACAGACTG gTGAGTTTGCAGGTGTGTATGAAGCTCTTCCGTCCAGGTGCTGGTCTGCAGACAGTCAGAGGGTGGTATTCAGCAGCGCCCGCAGGAACTGGAAG GATCTCTTCATGGTCGACAGAAGATCAAAGAAAGTCACCTCCCTCTGTGATA GTTCCTGTGATCTCTCCAGAGTCTTTGGCAGCTGGAAGCTTCTGACGGTCCAGAAGGACCTGATGGTTGTCTGCTGCTCCAGccccaacaccccccccactctg agggtGGGGTTCCTCCCCTCTGCAGGTGAGGCTGTAAGGTGGAGGACTCTGCAGCAGCCTGTCATCACCTTTGATTTCCAGTGGACAGTTGTAGATGTCACACCTCCAACTGAGGAGGACAACACCCACTATT cTGGTTTAGACTTCAGCTGTGTCCTGGTCAAACCGTCTCACCCCGTCCATGAAGTCAGGATCCCTCTGGTCGTCTTCATCCATG gTGGACCTCACTCTCAGTTCCCTGCAGAGTGGAACTGCACCACAGCTGGACTGACTAAACTGGGCTTTGCTGTGCTGATGG tgAACTACAGAGGATCCACAGGATTCGGTCAGGACAGTATCTtgtctctgattggtcagattgGAAACCAGGATGTTAAAGATGTTCAG AGGGCCGtgctcactgtgctgcagagcGACCTGACCCTTGACCCTAAACGCTTGGCTGTGATTGGTGGTTCTCACGGGGGTTTCCTGTCCTGTCACCTGGCTGGTCAGTACCCAGATTTCTACAAAGCATGTGCAGCCAGGAACCCTGTCATCAACGCTGCGACTTTACTGGGAACCAGTGACATAGTGGActg GCGTTACTCCAGTGTCGGGCTGCAGTTCTCGTATGATCAGATCCCCACCAGTGAAGCtctggcagccatgttggagAAGTCTCCCATCAAACACGCTGctcag atcAAGGCTCcagtgctgctgatgctggGAGGCAGAGACAGGAGAGTGTCTCCTCATCAGGGTCTGGAGCTCTACAAAGCTCTGAAGAGCAGAGACTCACCTGTCAG GCTCCTGTGGTTTTCAGAAGACGGACACTCACTGTCCAGAGTGGACACACAGGTCGACTGCTTCCTCAACACAGTGCTGTGGCTGCACCAGcatctctga